The Niallia alba genome includes a window with the following:
- a CDS encoding 6-phospho-alpha-glucosidase: MKTYKLAVAGGGSTYTPGIIRSLMDRLEDLPLSEIRFYDIDGERQSQVVVAAKAVIEEYTDKIKVIDTTDPQTAFDDVDFVFAQMRVGKYAMRELDEKIPLSHHVVGQETCGPGGLAYGLRTIFPMIELIDYVEKYAKETAWIVNYSNPASIVAEGVRKLRPNSRVLNICDMPVATMRNIAAILGVEREELEVDYFGLNHFGWFTSIKVEGQEKLPEIREHVYKYGLLTEDISKIDYRHADSSWIKTFKNIKLIMDHFPEYLPNPYLQYYLFPDYIVETSNKDYTRANEVMDGREKTLFETVKKYEETGILEDSFAVGVHGTFIVDVTVSLAQNLGKRYLVMVENNGTIPNLPADAMIEVPALITSDGPKPEFVGDIPYFYKAMIDQQLASEKILVEAIVEGSYEKALQAFTLNKTLPSAKVAKAVLDDLIEANKEYWPTLTKEYKEGVLV; this comes from the coding sequence ATGAAAACATATAAATTAGCAGTTGCAGGCGGAGGAAGCACATACACACCAGGAATTATTCGAAGCTTAATGGATCGTTTAGAGGACCTGCCTCTATCTGAAATTCGCTTCTATGATATTGATGGAGAAAGACAATCACAAGTAGTTGTTGCAGCAAAAGCAGTTATTGAAGAATATACAGATAAAATTAAAGTCATTGATACAACAGATCCACAAACAGCATTTGATGATGTAGACTTTGTGTTTGCACAAATGAGAGTTGGCAAATATGCAATGCGTGAACTGGATGAAAAAATTCCCCTTTCCCATCATGTAGTCGGACAAGAAACATGTGGACCAGGTGGATTAGCTTATGGACTTAGAACCATTTTTCCAATGATCGAGTTAATCGATTATGTAGAAAAATACGCAAAAGAAACAGCTTGGATTGTAAACTACTCAAATCCTGCATCTATTGTAGCAGAAGGTGTTCGTAAATTACGTCCAAACTCAAGAGTATTAAATATATGTGATATGCCGGTAGCAACAATGCGTAATATTGCAGCTATCCTTGGAGTAGAAAGAGAAGAACTAGAGGTTGACTACTTCGGTCTAAACCACTTTGGCTGGTTTACAAGCATTAAGGTAGAGGGTCAAGAAAAATTGCCTGAAATTCGTGAACATGTCTATAAATATGGATTACTAACAGAAGACATTTCCAAAATTGATTATCGCCATGCAGATTCTTCTTGGATTAAAACCTTTAAGAATATCAAACTAATTATGGATCATTTTCCAGAATATCTGCCAAACCCATATTTACAATACTATCTGTTCCCAGATTATATTGTGGAAACTTCAAACAAAGATTATACTCGTGCAAATGAAGTAATGGATGGCCGTGAAAAAACGTTATTTGAAACAGTTAAGAAATATGAAGAGACTGGCATTTTAGAAGATTCCTTTGCAGTAGGCGTACACGGAACATTTATTGTAGATGTAACAGTATCCCTTGCACAAAATTTAGGAAAAAGATATTTAGTTATGGTAGAAAACAACGGAACAATTCCAAACTTACCTGCGGATGCAATGATTGAAGTACCGGCACTTATTACAAGTGATGGTCCTAAACCTGAGTTTGTTGGAGACATTCCTTACTTTTACAAAGCAATGATTGACCAGCAATTAGCATCTGAGAAAATTTTAGTGGAAGCAATTGTGGAAGGTTCTTATGAAAAAGCGTTACAAGCATTCACTTTAAATAAAACTTTACCATCAGCAAAAGTAGCAAAGGCAGTTCTTGATGATTTAATTGAGGCAAATAAGGAATACTGGCCAACATTAACAAAAGAATATAAAGAAGGCGTACTAGTGTAA
- a CDS encoding helix-turn-helix domain-containing protein, which yields MVDSRKIGAYISKLRKEKDLTQVELADKLNISHQAVSKWERGESLPDIMTIPIIANELEVSIDLLMSAGNKQPKPSKQIGKMVEHLSADQTEEVADLINSGATDVKELIDIAPLIKTSQLSKVSEKMNATAWNLDTIVHLAPFLSTEALDEIVIQVTKETIDWKIVHRIAPFLSSSTLHSIANQVISESIEPIELVQLAPFLDEEYIDNLIWKMQNGQLTWKFITNMAPFISDTALNNLVLQGIDDMFNEEHIIGLAPFLEEDTIEHLVSIASSKGEWSFIQKMAPFIGEASFNELVDKAVNGEIELEQLIELAPFLEEDAIDQLLSNMDADKLSPQLLAKLAPFIEENSLGRIVKQLLKTK from the coding sequence ATGGTTGATTCACGAAAAATTGGGGCATATATATCAAAATTGAGAAAAGAAAAAGACCTAACACAGGTTGAATTAGCAGATAAATTAAATATCAGTCATCAAGCGGTATCCAAATGGGAAAGAGGAGAATCCCTTCCTGATATTATGACCATTCCCATTATTGCTAATGAATTGGAGGTTTCTATTGATCTCTTAATGAGCGCTGGGAATAAACAACCAAAACCTTCCAAGCAAATTGGGAAAATGGTTGAGCATTTATCGGCCGACCAAACCGAGGAAGTAGCTGATTTAATTAATTCAGGAGCTACCGACGTAAAGGAGCTGATTGATATCGCCCCTCTTATTAAAACTAGTCAACTAAGTAAAGTATCTGAAAAAATGAATGCAACCGCTTGGAATCTAGACACAATTGTTCATCTAGCTCCTTTTCTGTCAACAGAAGCATTAGATGAAATCGTCATACAAGTAACAAAAGAAACCATAGATTGGAAGATTGTTCATCGAATTGCACCTTTTTTATCTTCTAGCACCTTACACTCAATCGCCAATCAAGTCATTAGCGAATCGATTGAACCTATAGAATTAGTCCAGCTTGCCCCCTTTTTAGATGAAGAATATATAGACAACTTAATATGGAAAATGCAAAATGGGCAGTTAACTTGGAAGTTCATCACAAATATGGCTCCTTTTATTAGTGATACAGCTTTAAATAATCTTGTCTTGCAAGGAATAGATGACATGTTTAATGAGGAACATATAATTGGTTTGGCTCCCTTTTTAGAAGAAGATACGATTGAACACTTAGTTTCAATCGCATCAAGTAAGGGGGAATGGTCTTTCATACAAAAAATGGCTCCTTTTATAGGAGAAGCTTCCTTTAATGAACTAGTGGATAAAGCAGTGAATGGAGAAATAGAATTGGAACAGCTGATTGAACTTGCTCCTTTTTTAGAAGAGGATGCTATTGATCAATTATTATCCAATATGGATGCTGATAAACTATCCCCACAATTACTAGCAAAGCTAGCTCCTTTTATAGAGGAAAATTCTTTAGGTAGAATCGTAAAACAGTTACTTAAGACAAAATAA
- a CDS encoding MurR/RpiR family transcriptional regulator translates to MKNIDMLFLDYANDKNLTESEKDIIHFLIQKKLAGETLSIRAAANDLFVSTATIIRLCKKLGFSGYSEFIYNLNLKVTKMLNQEVEYVDSIHQPLVESVVSFKQNYQRTIDSLDETSIEQFLTQINDNKMIYFYGAGFSTVFSSYFAKKLELFGYYVSNTTTSDSRAIFLNNIQKYKLLIAFSRSGETAKVLEKVKIAKDKGVKTILFTGNSKSSTAKISDIVFTVLDPTIESQQEFEVTSYESNMFMLIDLLLLVAIKRGIITEY, encoded by the coding sequence TTGAAAAATATAGATATGCTTTTTCTTGATTATGCGAACGATAAAAACCTAACCGAGTCGGAGAAAGATATCATCCATTTTCTCATCCAAAAGAAATTAGCAGGAGAGACGTTAAGCATCCGCGCAGCCGCAAATGATCTATTTGTATCCACTGCAACCATTATCCGCCTTTGTAAAAAGCTTGGATTTAGTGGATACAGCGAATTCATATACAACTTAAATTTGAAAGTAACTAAAATGCTTAATCAAGAAGTTGAATACGTAGACAGCATTCACCAACCACTAGTGGAATCGGTGGTTTCCTTTAAACAAAATTATCAACGCACCATCGATTCCTTAGATGAGACAAGCATTGAACAATTTCTTACACAAATTAATGATAATAAAATGATTTACTTTTATGGTGCAGGCTTTTCCACCGTATTTTCTAGCTATTTCGCTAAAAAACTAGAGTTATTTGGTTATTATGTTTCCAATACAACAACAAGCGATAGTCGAGCCATTTTCCTCAATAATATTCAAAAATATAAATTACTCATTGCCTTTTCACGTTCTGGTGAAACAGCTAAAGTTCTAGAGAAAGTGAAAATCGCAAAAGACAAGGGCGTTAAAACAATCCTTTTTACCGGAAATAGTAAAAGTTCAACAGCTAAAATTTCTGATATTGTTTTTACTGTCCTCGATCCGACTATTGAGTCCCAACAAGAATTTGAAGTAACGTCCTATGAATCCAACATGTTTATGCTCATTGATTTACTGTTACTTGTAGCCATTAAAAGAGGGATTATTACAGAATACTGA
- a CDS encoding DUF3231 family protein: protein MSQSNIKLTSSEIASLWTSYLNNCMSKQVLTHMIQYVKDREIADVIRFAFRFAQKQGKRFETVFQKDEFAIPLGFSEADVNTKAPALFTDSFCLAYINHMAKAGLLAYGGFLAMSTREDLIAFFHHGLHYTSKLYHLSTSILEKKGLLVCAPYTSIPKEMDYIDNKKYLSGYSLFHKKRPLNAVEVSHLYMNTQTNNMGLKITMAFAQTTTNKKVQAYMLRGRDISQKYLKIFTDTLMNEGIQNPNSSDIGVTNSTVRTFSDKLMMFHIGLLSAAGVGNYAMAGGASQRSDLLLNYERLSMEIGQYAKDGADLMIKNKWLEQPPPTK, encoded by the coding sequence GTGTCCCAATCAAATATAAAACTGACATCCTCAGAAATTGCTTCCCTGTGGACATCGTATTTAAATAATTGCATGTCCAAACAGGTTCTCACACATATGATTCAATATGTAAAGGACAGAGAAATTGCTGATGTTATTCGTTTTGCTTTTCGGTTTGCCCAAAAGCAAGGAAAGCGTTTTGAAACAGTTTTTCAAAAAGATGAATTTGCTATTCCACTTGGTTTCTCAGAAGCCGATGTTAATACGAAAGCGCCTGCTTTATTTACTGATTCTTTCTGTTTAGCATATATTAACCATATGGCGAAAGCTGGCCTACTGGCATACGGAGGATTTTTGGCTATGAGTACAAGGGAAGATTTGATAGCCTTCTTCCATCATGGATTACATTATACCTCAAAGTTATATCATTTAAGTACTTCCATTCTTGAAAAAAAAGGATTGCTCGTTTGCGCACCTTATACTTCCATTCCAAAGGAAATGGATTATATTGATAACAAAAAATATTTAAGTGGCTACTCCTTGTTTCATAAAAAAAGACCCTTAAATGCAGTAGAAGTTTCTCATCTTTATATGAATACACAGACAAATAATATGGGACTAAAGATTACAATGGCTTTTGCTCAAACAACGACGAATAAAAAAGTACAAGCATATATGCTAAGAGGAAGAGATATTTCACAAAAATATTTAAAAATATTTACGGATACATTAATGAATGAGGGAATCCAAAATCCCAATTCTTCGGATATAGGTGTCACTAACTCGACCGTACGAACTTTCTCTGATAAGTTAATGATGTTTCATATTGGTTTATTGAGTGCCGCTGGCGTAGGCAATTATGCAATGGCGGGTGGAGCTAGCCAAAGAAGCGATCTTCTGCTTAATTATGAAAGGCTATCTATGGAAATTGGTCAATATGCAAAAGACGGGGCCGATTTAATGATTAAAAATAAGTGGCTAGAACAGCCGCCGCCAACTAAATAA
- a CDS encoding MurR/RpiR family transcriptional regulator, whose translation MFTNEMIQSFNDLEMLLYNYVTKNIDKVIYMRIRELSDETHVSTSSILRFCRKLNCDGFSEFKVKLKLYLDRNEQENLKSTKYYLSEFLERTLKGNFETYIQETAEMVIQSNKVIFVGTGSSGILAEYGARYFSSLGKFSTFIKDPFYPINSKELKSSTAIILSVSGETDHTLHLANQLKIEGCNIISITNSKDCQLAKISDINIAYYVTEVYIGESNITSQLPVMYILEESAHTVKKNSKRINNEQEA comes from the coding sequence TTGTTCACAAATGAAATGATTCAATCCTTTAATGATTTAGAAATGCTACTCTATAACTATGTTACAAAAAATATCGATAAGGTTATTTATATGCGCATCAGAGAATTATCTGATGAAACCCATGTTTCAACATCTAGCATTCTAAGATTTTGCAGAAAACTAAACTGTGATGGTTTTTCGGAGTTTAAGGTAAAATTAAAATTATATTTAGATAGAAATGAACAAGAAAACTTAAAATCAACAAAATATTATCTTTCAGAGTTTTTAGAACGTACGCTGAAAGGCAACTTTGAAACATACATACAAGAAACAGCTGAAATGGTAATCCAATCTAATAAAGTAATATTTGTAGGAACAGGAAGTTCAGGTATTTTAGCAGAGTATGGAGCCAGATACTTTTCAAGCTTAGGGAAATTTTCTACTTTTATAAAAGATCCCTTTTATCCAATTAACAGTAAAGAGCTGAAAAGCAGCACGGCCATTATCTTATCCGTTTCAGGTGAAACAGATCACACACTGCACCTTGCCAACCAATTAAAAATAGAAGGCTGCAATATCATCAGTATCACCAATAGCAAAGACTGCCAATTAGCGAAAATTTCCGATATAAATATTGCGTATTATGTTACAGAAGTCTATATAGGAGAATCAAATATTACCTCTCAATTACCAGTAATGTACATCTTGGAGGAAAGCGCTCACACCGTCAAAAAAAACAGCAAAAGAATAAATAATGAGCAGGAAGCTTAA
- a CDS encoding PTS transporter subunit EIIC: protein MKKVVNGLQLFGKSLFAPILILPIIGLFIAFGNVFGNGNLAQYIPFLENPLIQNTGKFISSSAVAILQNLALIFAVGIPIGLAKKDKGYAALTGLVTFVIFINAMHQVLNLTGRLVAPEQMQLSGQAMVLNVQVLEMGVFSGILLGALVGILHNKYCDTEFKGVMAIYSGHRFVAILAIPSAMILGALSAEFWPFVQDGITAVASGIKNLGVVGLLIYGFLERILIPTGLHHLVYTPFLYTELGGVAHIGNEIIYGARNIYFAEMADSGIKTLSSTVNWDARGLSKMFGLMGAALAMYVTADKKKKSIAKAILLPAAFTSFLLGVTEPLEFAFLFTAPILFVIHAVLSGVGMMLLSIFNVHAIGANGFIDFLLYNLPLGTTKSNWPMFILVGLLMATIYFILFRFLILKLNLKTPGREEDAAVTETNKIAKAEAAASGVAPSDSPSALGATIVNALGGKANIENVDNCYTRLRLILKDPNVVDEQTLKQTGSKGIIKSGNNVQVVYGLNVKSVRDQVDQQLGGI, encoded by the coding sequence ATGAAAAAGGTTGTAAATGGTCTCCAGCTCTTTGGAAAATCTTTATTTGCACCAATTCTCATTCTACCGATTATCGGTTTATTTATCGCATTTGGGAATGTTTTCGGAAATGGAAACTTAGCACAATATATTCCGTTTTTAGAAAATCCTCTTATCCAAAATACAGGGAAGTTTATTTCTTCCTCAGCTGTAGCCATTCTGCAAAATCTAGCTTTAATCTTTGCTGTTGGTATCCCGATCGGCTTAGCTAAAAAAGATAAAGGATACGCTGCCTTAACTGGGTTAGTAACCTTCGTTATCTTTATAAACGCTATGCATCAAGTACTAAACCTAACTGGTCGTTTAGTAGCACCGGAGCAAATGCAATTGTCTGGGCAGGCAATGGTATTAAATGTCCAAGTGCTGGAAATGGGAGTATTCTCCGGAATTCTTCTAGGTGCTCTAGTTGGTATTTTGCACAATAAATACTGTGACACAGAATTCAAAGGAGTTATGGCCATATATTCAGGACATCGCTTCGTTGCTATTTTAGCTATTCCTAGCGCAATGATTTTAGGCGCACTTTCCGCAGAATTTTGGCCATTCGTTCAAGATGGTATTACAGCAGTTGCAAGCGGCATTAAAAATTTAGGGGTAGTCGGATTACTTATTTATGGATTCTTAGAAAGAATTCTGATTCCAACTGGTCTTCATCACTTAGTCTATACTCCATTCCTATATACAGAATTAGGCGGAGTTGCACATATCGGAAACGAAATTATTTATGGAGCAAGAAATATCTATTTTGCTGAAATGGCAGACTCAGGTATTAAAACGTTAAGCAGTACGGTTAACTGGGATGCGCGTGGCTTAAGCAAAATGTTTGGGCTGATGGGTGCAGCACTAGCAATGTACGTGACTGCAGATAAAAAGAAGAAATCGATCGCAAAAGCAATTCTTCTCCCAGCTGCCTTTACCTCCTTTTTACTAGGGGTAACAGAGCCATTAGAATTCGCTTTCCTTTTCACAGCTCCAATCTTGTTTGTAATACATGCGGTTCTTTCAGGCGTAGGGATGATGCTCTTAAGTATCTTTAACGTACATGCAATTGGTGCAAATGGATTTATTGACTTCCTACTATACAATTTACCGCTTGGAACAACCAAGTCTAACTGGCCAATGTTTATCTTAGTAGGATTATTAATGGCAACTATTTACTTCATTCTTTTCCGCTTCTTAATTCTTAAGTTGAATTTAAAAACACCAGGCAGAGAAGAAGATGCGGCAGTAACAGAAACAAATAAAATAGCTAAAGCAGAAGCAGCTGCTTCTGGTGTCGCACCAAGCGATTCACCATCTGCTTTAGGAGCAACTATTGTCAACGCCTTAGGCGGAAAAGCAAATATTGAAAATGTAGATAATTGTTATACAAGATTACGCTTAATTTTAAAAGATCCAAATGTGGTAGATGAACAAACACTAAAACAAACAGGTTCAAAAGGAATTATTAAATCAGGAAATAATGTTCAAGTCGTCTATGGTTTAAATGTTAAATCTGTTCGAGACCAAGTAGACCAACAATTAGGAGGTATTTAA